From a single Streptomyces sp. NBC_00237 genomic region:
- a CDS encoding cupin domain-containing protein produces the protein MTPATQRAVAPTAPQTAAPAAPEPSPPQPLDDLVAAREDVQSRLAQFSAEARWSTGDGPWSPRPASVPTLWRYRDLRPLALESARFARADDAALRVVSLVNPGTADRATAHVTSPNGSPSAVGHLYSGLQLQNPGESMTAHRHAASALRFVIEGSGAWTVVNGDRLEVGPNDFVITPGGTWHEHGTDAGDAPVIWQDGTDDPLVNALDANFFALHPDRHQSPGRIVNASLLEYGSGLLAPDTRRSGAASPLLLFPWDKTYTALRDLAQVSTGSPYDGVIMEYVNPATGGPVMPTIGAHMQLLRPGQPTLAHRHTGSVVYQVAEGRGHSVIAGQRFDWEKNDIFCVPSWAWHEHANDDESEDACLFSFHDFPALRSLGLYAEEALESGDGHQELHV, from the coding sequence ATGACCCCCGCCACGCAGCGAGCCGTCGCGCCCACCGCACCACAGACAGCCGCACCCGCCGCTCCCGAACCGTCGCCACCCCAGCCCCTGGACGATCTCGTGGCCGCCCGCGAGGACGTCCAGTCGCGGCTCGCCCAGTTCAGCGCCGAGGCCCGCTGGAGCACGGGCGACGGCCCCTGGAGCCCCCGGCCCGCCTCCGTACCCACCCTCTGGAGGTACCGGGACCTGCGCCCGCTGGCCCTGGAGTCCGCCCGTTTCGCCCGCGCCGACGACGCGGCCCTGCGCGTGGTCTCGCTGGTGAACCCCGGCACCGCCGACCGGGCCACGGCTCACGTGACCTCGCCCAACGGCAGCCCGTCGGCCGTCGGCCACCTCTACAGCGGCCTCCAGCTCCAGAACCCCGGCGAGTCCATGACCGCGCACCGGCACGCGGCCTCCGCCCTGCGCTTCGTCATCGAGGGCAGCGGGGCCTGGACCGTCGTCAACGGCGACCGCCTCGAGGTCGGGCCCAACGACTTCGTCATCACCCCGGGCGGAACCTGGCACGAGCACGGCACCGATGCGGGCGACGCACCGGTCATCTGGCAGGACGGCACCGACGACCCTCTGGTCAACGCGCTCGACGCCAACTTCTTCGCGTTGCACCCCGACCGCCATCAGAGTCCCGGGCGCATCGTCAACGCCTCCCTCCTCGAATACGGAAGCGGACTGCTCGCCCCGGACACCCGCCGCTCCGGTGCCGCGTCGCCGCTGCTGCTCTTCCCCTGGGACAAGACGTACACGGCACTCCGCGACCTGGCGCAGGTCAGCACCGGGTCCCCGTACGACGGCGTGATCATGGAGTACGTGAACCCGGCCACCGGCGGGCCCGTCATGCCGACCATCGGTGCGCACATGCAGTTGCTGCGTCCGGGCCAGCCGACCCTGGCTCACCGGCACACGGGCTCCGTGGTCTACCAGGTCGCCGAGGGGCGCGGCCACTCCGTGATCGCGGGCCAGCGCTTCGACTGGGAGAAGAACGACATCTTCTGCGTACCGTCGTGGGCCTGGCACGAGCACGCGAATGACGACGAGTCCGAGGACGCGTGCCTGTTCTCCTTCCACGACTTCCCGGCACTCCGCAGCCTCGGGCTGTACGCCGAGGAGGCGCTGGAGTCCGGTGACGGGCACCAGGAGCTCCACGTCTAG
- a CDS encoding pyridoxal-dependent decarboxylase — protein sequence MSMTEPSLGDWQPSELEENGRELLSRIREHQETIRDLPVTSRRSAADLQGLFAGPVPEQPTHFKELLDETFETVVPNLTQWHHPSFHAYFSNSSSGPAILAETLTAALNVNAMLWKTAPAAAAVEKTVLDWMAEMVGYPRDADGVLVNGASLATLYGLAAARDALTDLDVRERGLAGRDVPQLRLYTSDQTHSSVEKAAITLGIGTDNVVRLAADDEGRLPPEALALAIRRDLEHGRRPFAVVATVGTTSTGAIDPLPALSEICREHGIWLHVDAAYGGLWRLADAVRPYLGDLELADSLVINPHKVLFCPMEATALYCRRTGALPNAFRLVPEYLRVEPEDAAVDYMNYSLQLGRQFRALKIWWIIRSFGRQGLADRLGHAVELSQWLRDRAAAHPQWTVPADSVLPLVCLRFEPEEVPKHLCATERREWLDALNERICSAVGETGKAYLSHTVTAAGYVLRVSIGNIQTRREDVEGLWELLTATAAEAHHHMLSPTAC from the coding sequence ATGAGCATGACGGAGCCCTCGCTGGGCGACTGGCAGCCGTCCGAACTGGAAGAGAACGGGCGGGAGTTGCTGTCCCGCATCCGCGAGCACCAGGAGACGATCCGGGACCTGCCCGTCACCTCTCGGCGCAGTGCCGCGGACCTCCAGGGCCTCTTCGCCGGTCCGGTCCCCGAACAGCCGACGCACTTCAAGGAACTGCTCGACGAGACCTTCGAGACGGTCGTCCCGAATCTGACGCAGTGGCACCACCCCTCCTTCCACGCCTACTTCAGCAACAGTTCCAGCGGGCCCGCGATCCTCGCGGAGACGCTCACCGCCGCACTCAACGTCAACGCGATGCTGTGGAAGACGGCACCGGCCGCGGCGGCCGTCGAGAAGACGGTCCTGGACTGGATGGCCGAGATGGTCGGCTACCCCCGGGATGCCGACGGCGTGCTCGTCAACGGCGCCTCCCTGGCCACCCTGTACGGCCTGGCCGCCGCCCGGGACGCGCTCACCGACCTCGACGTGCGCGAGCGGGGGCTGGCCGGCCGGGACGTGCCCCAGCTGCGCCTGTACACCTCCGACCAGACGCACAGCTCGGTCGAGAAGGCGGCGATCACCCTCGGCATCGGCACCGACAACGTCGTGCGTCTGGCGGCCGACGACGAGGGCCGGCTGCCCCCGGAGGCACTGGCCCTGGCGATCCGCCGGGACCTGGAGCACGGCCGACGGCCCTTCGCCGTCGTCGCCACCGTCGGCACCACCTCCACCGGTGCCATCGACCCCCTGCCCGCCCTCTCCGAGATCTGCCGGGAACACGGGATCTGGCTGCACGTGGATGCCGCGTACGGAGGGCTGTGGCGCCTCGCCGACGCCGTACGCCCGTATCTCGGCGACCTGGAGCTGGCCGACTCGCTGGTCATCAACCCGCACAAGGTGCTGTTCTGCCCCATGGAGGCGACGGCCCTGTACTGCCGACGGACCGGCGCCCTGCCCAACGCCTTCCGGCTGGTGCCGGAGTATCTGCGGGTCGAGCCCGAGGACGCCGCCGTCGACTACATGAACTACAGCCTGCAACTGGGCCGTCAGTTCCGCGCGTTGAAGATCTGGTGGATCATCCGCTCATTCGGCCGCCAGGGCCTGGCGGACCGGCTCGGGCACGCGGTGGAACTCTCCCAGTGGCTGCGCGACCGGGCCGCCGCCCACCCCCAGTGGACTGTGCCCGCCGACTCCGTACTGCCCCTCGTGTGTCTGCGCTTCGAACCCGAAGAGGTGCCGAAGCACCTGTGCGCCACCGAACGGCGGGAATGGCTCGACGCCCTCAACGAGCGCATCTGCTCGGCGGTGGGCGAGACCGGCAAGGCATATCTGTCGCACACGGTCACGGCCGCCGGTTACGTCCTGCGGGTCTCCATCGGCAACATCCAGACCCGCCGCGAGGACGTCGAAGGGCTCTGGGAGCTCCTCACCGCCACGGCCGCCGAGGCCCATCACCACATGTTGAGCCCCACCGCATGCTGA
- a CDS encoding DMT family transporter, with the protein MTDRTTKTTRTKATHSTRAAAPDVSEDLTAGLATTAARDPDTAPPSGPGTARTGPPWTVWPALGGALVLWASAFVGIKATLHDFGPGPMALLRFLIASLAVLVVWVVTSRLRRTPLRLPARGDVPLLLLCSLLLIVIYNLGVNFGEQTVSSGTTSFLVGQVPVFSAVLAAAILRERVAVLGWVGIAVGVAGTVVMLYADQAGLQINAGALYVLGAALAESLYFVLSKPLLRKYGPTELNVFVTVPGTLMMLPFLGALTRDLTDASAGSVLVMVYLGVFPAAVAYLLWNHALSQLDVGTTTSALYVLPVVTVVISFLVLGELPGAFGLVGGLVALAGAVLVNTKRAR; encoded by the coding sequence ATGACGGACCGAACGACAAAGACCACGAGGACGAAGGCGACGCATTCGACAAGGGCGGCGGCACCGGACGTGTCGGAGGACCTGACGGCAGGGCTTGCCACCACCGCTGCGCGGGACCCCGACACCGCCCCGCCGAGCGGGCCGGGGACCGCGCGGACCGGTCCGCCGTGGACGGTGTGGCCGGCCCTCGGCGGCGCGCTGGTCCTGTGGGCCTCCGCGTTCGTGGGCATCAAGGCAACGCTGCACGACTTCGGCCCCGGGCCGATGGCTCTCCTGCGTTTCCTCATCGCCTCCCTGGCCGTCCTGGTGGTCTGGGTGGTGACGTCGCGGTTGCGCCGGACACCCCTGCGGCTGCCCGCGCGCGGGGACGTACCGCTCCTGCTGCTGTGCTCGCTCCTGCTCATCGTGATCTACAACCTCGGCGTCAACTTCGGCGAGCAGACGGTCAGTTCGGGCACCACCAGCTTTCTCGTCGGGCAGGTTCCGGTGTTCAGCGCCGTCCTGGCCGCGGCCATCCTCCGCGAGCGGGTGGCGGTGCTCGGGTGGGTCGGTATCGCCGTGGGCGTGGCGGGCACCGTGGTGATGCTCTACGCCGACCAGGCGGGCCTGCAGATCAACGCGGGAGCGCTGTACGTCCTCGGTGCGGCGCTCGCGGAGAGCCTGTACTTCGTGCTCTCCAAGCCGCTGCTGCGGAAGTACGGTCCGACGGAGCTGAACGTGTTCGTGACCGTGCCGGGCACCCTCATGATGCTGCCGTTCCTCGGCGCTCTGACCCGGGACCTGACAGACGCCTCGGCCGGCAGCGTCCTGGTCATGGTCTACCTGGGTGTCTTCCCCGCGGCGGTCGCCTACTTGCTGTGGAACCACGCGCTGTCCCAGTTGGACGTGGGCACCACGACCTCCGCGCTGTACGTGCTCCCGGTGGTCACGGTGGTCATCTCCTTCCTCGTACTGGGCGAACTCCCGGGCGCCTTCGGCCTCGTCGGGGGACTCGTCGCACTGGCCGGCGCGGTACTGGTGAACACCAAACGCGCGCGTTAA
- a CDS encoding DMT family transporter — translation MSINHEPKARERTTPPEESGRTRQEVTDRHHPVLLVLLGGLCIAGSAVFVKLSGTSAGTAAFFRCTLALVVLVPLALVEYRRIGARPRRLWKLDAAAGVLLGVDYVLWAASIATVGASIATVLINIQVVVFPLLGRIFSKTPLARRFLVTLPLMLFGVALASGSLGVPVAGSDPVLGGIYGAAAGCAYAGYLYLMRLGGGQGHFVQPVGTATATAALAALVLGGLWTGIDLPSGWAAWGWLTALALIGQVLAWLIMTPALPRLAPHVSAALLLLHPVMAILLGMAIGERPTALQLGGCVLVLLVVWVANRTPQERRRGGKGEQRKS, via the coding sequence ATGTCGATCAACCACGAACCGAAAGCGCGGGAGCGGACGACACCACCGGAGGAATCCGGCCGCACGCGGCAGGAGGTGACGGACCGGCACCATCCGGTGCTGCTGGTCCTGCTCGGCGGACTGTGCATCGCGGGCTCCGCCGTCTTCGTCAAACTCTCCGGAACCAGCGCCGGAACCGCCGCTTTCTTCCGGTGCACCCTCGCGCTCGTCGTACTGGTGCCGCTCGCCCTCGTCGAGTACCGCAGAATCGGGGCCAGGCCGCGCCGGCTGTGGAAGCTGGACGCGGCGGCGGGCGTGCTGCTCGGCGTCGACTACGTCCTGTGGGCGGCGAGCATCGCCACCGTCGGCGCCTCCATCGCCACCGTCCTGATCAACATTCAGGTCGTGGTCTTCCCACTTCTGGGCCGCATCTTCTCCAAGACACCCCTGGCCAGACGTTTCCTGGTGACGCTGCCGCTCATGCTCTTCGGCGTCGCCCTGGCCAGCGGCTCGCTCGGGGTGCCCGTGGCGGGCAGCGATCCCGTGCTCGGCGGCATCTACGGGGCGGCGGCGGGCTGTGCCTACGCCGGGTACCTGTACCTGATGCGGCTCGGCGGCGGCCAGGGCCACTTCGTCCAGCCGGTCGGCACCGCGACCGCCACCGCGGCCCTGGCCGCGCTCGTGCTCGGCGGCCTGTGGACCGGCATCGACCTGCCCTCCGGCTGGGCGGCCTGGGGCTGGCTGACCGCGCTCGCGCTCATCGGCCAGGTGCTGGCCTGGCTCATCATGACGCCTGCCCTGCCCCGGCTGGCACCCCATGTCAGTGCGGCGCTGCTGCTGTTGCATCCGGTCATGGCGATCCTGCTGGGCATGGCGATCGGGGAGCGGCCCACGGCACTCCAGCTCGGCGGATGCGTTCTGGTGCTGCTCGTCGTCTGGGTCGCCAATCGCACCCCGCAGGAGCGGCGGAGGGGTGGGAAGGGGGAGCAGCGGAAATCATGA